From a region of the Calonectris borealis chromosome 2, bCalBor7.hap1.2, whole genome shotgun sequence genome:
- the ZDHHC3 gene encoding palmitoyltransferase ZDHHC3 isoform X3, with protein sequence MMITPVHRFRDIERKPEYLQPEKCVPPPSRASLGTMWFIRDGCGIACAVVTWMLVFYADFVVLLVMLVPSRDYVYSVINGTLFNTLAFLALASHFRAMLTDPGAVPKGNATKEFIESLQLKPGQVVYKCPKCCSIKPDRAHHCSVCKRCIRKMDHHCPWVNNCVGENNQKYFVLFTMYIALISLHALIMVGFHFLYCFEEDWTKCSSFSPPTTVILLILLCFEALLFLIFTSVMFGTQVHSICTDETILMLSPDCDELCGRHMSANSPTQTPLDFLKEHIALS encoded by the exons ATGATGATTACTCCAGTCCACCGCTTCAGAGATATTGAAAGGAAGCCTGAATACCTCCAGCCAGAAAAGTGTGTTCCACCTCCTAGCCGCGCTTCCCTGGGAACAATGTGGTTTATTCGAGATGGCTGTGGTATTGCATGTGCTGTCGTTACCTGGATGCTGGTGTTCTATGCCGACTTTGTAGTCCTTCTTGTCATGCTAGTTCCATCGAGAGATTATGTTTATAGTGTCATCAATGGCACACTGTTCAACACCTTGGCTTTCCTCGCTTTGGCTTCACATTTTCGTGCTATGCTGACAGATCCA ggtgCTGTACCCAAAGGTAATGCCACAAAGGAGTTCATCGAGAGTTTACAGCTAAAGCCAGGACAGGTGGTTTACAAGTGCCCAAAGTGTTGTAGCATCAAACCTGACAGAGCACATCACTGCAG TGTTTGCAAGAGGTGCATTCGGAAAATGGACCATCACTGCCCATGGGTCAATAACTGTGTAGGAGAGAATAACCAGAAGTACTTCGTACTGTTTACA atgtataTAGCACTGATTTCCCTGCATGCTCTAATCATGGTGGGATTTCACTTCTTATATTGCTTTGAAGAAGACTGGACAA AATGCAGTTCCTTCTCTCCACCAACCACAGTGATTCTTCTCATCCTCTTGTGTTTCGAGGCTCTTCTATTTCTCATCTTCACCTCGGTTATGTTTGGGACACAAGTACACTCCATCTGCACTGATGAAACG ATTCTCATGCTGTCTCCTGACTGTGATGAGCTCTGTGGAAGACATATGAGTGCCAACAGCCCTACACAGACACCTTTGGACTTCCTGAAGGAGCACATTGCTCTTTCGTAA
- the ZDHHC3 gene encoding palmitoyltransferase ZDHHC3 isoform X2, which translates to MMITPVHRFRDIERKPEYLQPEKCVPPPSRASLGTMWFIRDGCGIACAVVTWMLVFYADFVVLLVMLVPSRDYVYSVINGTLFNTLAFLALASHFRAMLTDPGAVPKGNATKEFIESLQLKPGQVVYKCPKCCSIKPDRAHHCSVCKRCIRKMDHHCPWVNNCVGENNQKYFVLFTMYIALISLHALIMVGFHFLYCFEEDWTKCSSFSPPTTVILLILLCFEALLFLIFTSVMFGTQVHSICTDETGIEQLKKEERRWAKKTKWMNMKAVFGHPFSIAWLSPFATPDQGKADPYQYVV; encoded by the exons ATGATGATTACTCCAGTCCACCGCTTCAGAGATATTGAAAGGAAGCCTGAATACCTCCAGCCAGAAAAGTGTGTTCCACCTCCTAGCCGCGCTTCCCTGGGAACAATGTGGTTTATTCGAGATGGCTGTGGTATTGCATGTGCTGTCGTTACCTGGATGCTGGTGTTCTATGCCGACTTTGTAGTCCTTCTTGTCATGCTAGTTCCATCGAGAGATTATGTTTATAGTGTCATCAATGGCACACTGTTCAACACCTTGGCTTTCCTCGCTTTGGCTTCACATTTTCGTGCTATGCTGACAGATCCA ggtgCTGTACCCAAAGGTAATGCCACAAAGGAGTTCATCGAGAGTTTACAGCTAAAGCCAGGACAGGTGGTTTACAAGTGCCCAAAGTGTTGTAGCATCAAACCTGACAGAGCACATCACTGCAG TGTTTGCAAGAGGTGCATTCGGAAAATGGACCATCACTGCCCATGGGTCAATAACTGTGTAGGAGAGAATAACCAGAAGTACTTCGTACTGTTTACA atgtataTAGCACTGATTTCCCTGCATGCTCTAATCATGGTGGGATTTCACTTCTTATATTGCTTTGAAGAAGACTGGACAA AATGCAGTTCCTTCTCTCCACCAACCACAGTGATTCTTCTCATCCTCTTGTGTTTCGAGGCTCTTCTATTTCTCATCTTCACCTCGGTTATGTTTGGGACACAAGTACACTCCATCTGCACTGATGAAACG ggAATAGAACAgttgaaaaaggaagagagaagatgggctaaaaaaacaaaatggatgAACATGAAAGCAGTATTTGGCCATCCGTTCTCTATAGCATGGCTTAGCCCATTCGCAACACCAGACCAAGGAAAAGCAGACCCGTACCAGTATGTGGTCTGA